From Burkholderia savannae, a single genomic window includes:
- a CDS encoding 4-hydroxybenzoate 3-monooxygenase, with translation MRTQVAIIGAGPSGLLLSHLLRLQGVESVVLETRSREYCENRIRAGVLEQGTVDTLNEAGLGARMRREGLVHHGVELLFGGRRHRIDFGDLTPGRAITVYSQHEVVRDLIAAALEHGQPTHFDVRDVALHDVATGRPSVTFSHADGRTERIDCDYVAGCDGFHGIARRTIPAERLRTFERVYPYAWLGILAEAAPSLDELVYAHHARGFALFSMRSPTVTRLYLQCRPDENLAEWPDERIWGELRTRFENDSGWMPSEGRITQKSVTPMRSFVSETMQYGRLFLAGDAAHIVPPTGAKGMNLAVADVRALSRALGARYRDGRDDLLDAYSSTCLERVWRAEHFSYCMTNMLHPCADDSPFVNRLRRAELEYVTRSRAAAQSLAENYVGLPFDDASRTTPSFGAAAAA, from the coding sequence TTTCCCATCTGCTTCGCCTGCAAGGCGTCGAATCCGTCGTGCTCGAAACGCGTTCGCGCGAATACTGCGAGAACCGCATCCGCGCCGGCGTGCTCGAGCAAGGCACCGTCGACACGCTGAACGAAGCCGGTCTGGGCGCGCGGATGCGGCGCGAGGGCCTCGTTCACCATGGCGTCGAGCTGCTGTTCGGCGGCCGCCGCCACCGGATCGACTTCGGTGACCTGACACCCGGCCGGGCGATCACCGTCTACAGCCAGCACGAGGTCGTGCGCGATCTGATCGCGGCCGCGCTCGAGCACGGCCAGCCGACCCATTTCGACGTGCGCGACGTCGCGCTGCACGACGTGGCGACCGGGCGGCCGTCGGTGACGTTCTCGCATGCGGACGGGCGCACCGAGCGCATCGACTGCGACTACGTCGCCGGCTGCGACGGCTTTCACGGCATCGCCCGCCGGACGATTCCCGCCGAGCGGCTGCGCACGTTCGAGCGCGTGTATCCGTACGCTTGGCTCGGCATCCTCGCCGAGGCGGCGCCGTCGCTCGACGAGCTCGTCTATGCACATCATGCGCGCGGCTTCGCGCTGTTCTCGATGCGCTCGCCGACCGTCACCCGACTGTACCTGCAATGCCGGCCCGACGAGAACCTGGCCGAATGGCCGGACGAGCGGATCTGGGGAGAGCTGCGCACGCGCTTCGAGAACGACAGCGGCTGGATGCCGAGCGAAGGCCGCATCACGCAGAAGAGCGTGACGCCGATGCGCAGCTTCGTGTCCGAGACGATGCAGTACGGGCGGCTGTTCCTGGCGGGCGATGCCGCGCACATCGTGCCGCCGACGGGCGCGAAGGGGATGAACCTCGCGGTCGCCGACGTCCGGGCGCTGTCGCGCGCGCTCGGCGCGCGCTACCGCGACGGCCGCGACGACTTGCTCGACGCGTACTCGTCAACCTGTCTGGAACGGGTATGGCGCGCCGAGCATTTTTCGTATTGCATGACGAACATGCTGCATCCGTGCGCCGACGATTCGCCGTTCGTCAATCGGCTCAGGCGCGCCGAGCTCGAGTACGTCACGCGTTCGCGCGCGGCCGCGCAGTCGCTCGCGGAAAACTACGTCGGCTTGCCGTTCGACGACGCGTCGCGCACCACGCCTTCCTTCGGCGCGGCCGCCGCCGCGTGA
- a CDS encoding 3-oxoacid CoA-transferase subunit A: MVNKIFDSLQSAVADVHDGATIMIGGFGTAGMPAELIDALIAHGARELTIVNNNAGNGETGLAALLKAKRVRKIICSFPRQADSQVFDALYRAGEIELELVPQGNLAERIRAAGAGIGGFFSPTGYGTKLAEGKETRVIDGKHYVFETPIHADFALVKAYKGDRWGNLVYRKTARNFGPVMAMAAKTSIVQVSQVVPLGALNPEHVVTPGIFVQRIVEVPQAAHAAELAAERAASAA, encoded by the coding sequence ATGGTCAACAAGATTTTCGATTCCCTCCAGTCGGCGGTGGCCGACGTCCACGACGGCGCGACGATCATGATCGGCGGCTTCGGCACGGCCGGGATGCCCGCCGAGCTGATCGACGCGCTGATCGCGCACGGCGCGCGCGAGCTGACGATCGTCAACAACAACGCCGGCAACGGCGAGACGGGCCTCGCCGCGCTGCTGAAGGCGAAGCGCGTGCGCAAGATCATCTGCTCGTTCCCGCGCCAGGCCGATTCGCAAGTGTTCGATGCGCTGTATCGCGCGGGCGAGATCGAGCTCGAGCTGGTGCCGCAAGGCAATCTCGCCGAGCGGATTCGCGCGGCGGGCGCCGGCATCGGCGGATTTTTCTCGCCGACCGGCTACGGCACGAAGCTTGCCGAAGGCAAGGAAACGCGCGTGATCGACGGCAAGCATTACGTGTTCGAAACGCCGATTCACGCGGATTTCGCGCTCGTGAAGGCGTACAAGGGCGACCGCTGGGGCAATCTCGTCTATCGGAAGACCGCGCGCAACTTCGGCCCGGTGATGGCGATGGCCGCGAAAACGTCGATCGTGCAGGTGTCGCAAGTCGTGCCGCTCGGCGCGCTGAATCCCGAGCACGTCGTGACGCCCGGCATCTTCGTGCAGCGCATCGTCGAAGTGCCGCAGGCCGCGCATGCGGCCGAGCTGGCCGCCGAGCGCGCCGCGAGCGCCGCCTGA
- a CDS encoding CoA transferase subunit B, whose translation MKRLTRDDMAKRVAQDIPEGAYVNLGIGVPTLVANHLDPRKEIFLHSENGLLGMGPAPAAGEEDDELINAGKQHVTLLTGGAYFHHADSFAMMRGGHLDYCVLGAFQVSAKGDLANWHTGAPDAIPAVGGAMDLAIGAKQVFVMMEHLTKQGESKIVAQCSYPVTGVRCVDRIYTDLAVLDVTSDGLAVREIFAGISFDELQKLTGVPLVDATQKAAA comes from the coding sequence ATGAAACGACTGACCCGCGACGACATGGCCAAGCGCGTCGCGCAAGACATTCCCGAAGGCGCGTACGTGAACCTCGGCATCGGCGTGCCGACGCTCGTCGCGAACCATCTCGATCCGCGCAAGGAAATCTTCCTGCACAGCGAGAACGGCCTGCTCGGCATGGGCCCGGCCCCCGCGGCGGGCGAAGAGGACGACGAACTGATCAACGCCGGCAAGCAGCACGTGACGCTGCTCACGGGCGGCGCGTACTTTCATCACGCGGATTCGTTCGCGATGATGCGCGGCGGCCATCTCGACTATTGCGTGCTCGGCGCGTTCCAGGTATCCGCGAAAGGCGATCTCGCGAACTGGCATACGGGCGCGCCCGATGCGATTCCCGCGGTCGGCGGCGCGATGGATCTCGCGATCGGCGCGAAGCAGGTGTTCGTGATGATGGAGCACCTGACGAAGCAGGGCGAAAGCAAGATCGTCGCGCAATGCTCGTATCCGGTGACGGGCGTGCGCTGCGTCGATCGCATTTACACCGATCTCGCGGTGCTCGACGTGACGAGCGACGGGCTCGCCGTGCGCGAGATCTTCGCCGGCATCTCGTTCGACGAGCTGCAGAAGCTCACGGGCGTGCCGCTCGTCGACGCGACGCAGAAGGCCGCCGCATAA
- a CDS encoding 3-carboxy-cis,cis-muconate cycloisomerase codes for MLEDSARLTSLICASESLNQIWSPRATLQRMLDVEAALARALAAHGVIPASAVQPIEATCTADALDAQALMRDAALGGNLAIPLVRQLTARVKARDAEAAKFVHWGATSQDIIDTATVLQLRDTFDWLEPLLRDTCATLATLAAAHRATPMIGRTWLQQALPITLGLKFAQWLDALLRHRERIAALRERTLALQFGGAAGTLASLRDAAPAVARALADDLRLALPAVPWHTQRDRIAETAACFGMLIGTLGKIARDVSLSMQTEIGELAEPAAAGKGGSSTMPHKRNPVGCAAVLTAAVRAPGLVSTVFAGMVQEHERALGGWQAEWDALPELARLAGGALAQVAQIVAGLNVDVARLAANLDATHGLVLGEAVMLALGDKIGRLDAHHLVERASKEAVRSGRPLHDVLAADPDVAAHIAPDALRQLLDPAHYVGEAHAYVDAVLALHASRH; via the coding sequence ATGCTCGAAGACAGCGCCCGCCTGACCTCCCTCATCTGTGCGAGCGAATCGCTGAATCAGATCTGGTCGCCGCGCGCGACGTTGCAGCGCATGCTCGACGTCGAAGCGGCGCTTGCCCGCGCGCTCGCCGCGCACGGCGTGATTCCGGCGAGCGCGGTGCAGCCGATCGAGGCGACGTGCACGGCCGACGCGCTCGACGCGCAGGCGCTGATGCGCGACGCGGCGCTCGGCGGCAATCTCGCGATTCCGCTCGTCAGGCAGTTGACCGCGCGCGTGAAGGCGCGCGACGCCGAAGCGGCGAAATTCGTGCACTGGGGCGCGACGAGCCAGGACATCATCGACACGGCGACGGTGCTGCAGCTGCGCGACACGTTCGACTGGCTCGAGCCGCTGCTGCGCGACACGTGCGCGACGCTCGCGACGCTCGCCGCCGCGCATCGCGCGACGCCGATGATCGGCCGCACGTGGCTGCAGCAGGCGCTGCCGATCACGCTCGGATTGAAGTTCGCGCAATGGCTCGACGCGCTGCTTCGTCATCGCGAGCGTATCGCCGCGTTGCGCGAGCGCACGCTCGCGCTGCAGTTCGGCGGGGCGGCGGGCACGCTCGCGAGCCTGCGCGACGCGGCGCCGGCGGTTGCGCGCGCGCTCGCGGACGACTTGCGGCTCGCGCTGCCGGCCGTGCCGTGGCACACGCAGCGCGACCGGATCGCCGAGACGGCGGCTTGCTTCGGGATGCTGATCGGCACGCTCGGCAAGATCGCGCGCGACGTTTCGCTGTCGATGCAGACCGAGATCGGCGAACTCGCCGAGCCTGCCGCGGCCGGCAAGGGCGGTTCGTCGACGATGCCGCACAAGCGCAACCCGGTCGGCTGCGCGGCCGTGCTGACCGCGGCCGTGCGCGCGCCGGGGCTCGTCTCCACCGTGTTCGCCGGCATGGTTCAGGAGCACGAGCGTGCGCTCGGCGGCTGGCAGGCCGAATGGGACGCGCTGCCCGAACTCGCGCGGCTCGCGGGCGGCGCGCTCGCGCAGGTCGCGCAGATCGTCGCCGGCCTGAACGTCGACGTCGCGCGTCTCGCCGCGAATCTCGACGCGACGCACGGCCTCGTGCTCGGCGAAGCGGTGATGCTCGCGCTCGGCGACAAGATCGGCCGGCTCGACGCGCATCATCTCGTCGAGCGCGCATCGAAGGAAGCCGTGCGCAGCGGCCGCCCGCTGCACGACGTGCTCGCCGCCGATCCGGACGTCGCGGCGCACATCGCGCCCGACGCGCTGCGCCAGTTGCTCGATCCCGCTCATTACGTCGGCGAGGCGCATGCCTACGTCGACGCCGTGCTCGCGCTCCATGCGAGCCGCCACTAA
- the pcaD gene encoding 3-oxoadipate enol-lactonase, which produces MPFASVNGVRLHYRIDRATRAGAPWLVFSNSLGADLSMWAPQIGPLTAHFNLLRYDTRGHGHSDAPAGSYSIEQLTGDVIGLLDHVGIERAHFCGISMGGLTGAALAARHASRIDRAVLSNTSAKIGSPQVWGPRAQQARAEGMVALADAVLPRWFTAAFFEREPRLIDVIRDTFNHTDKEGYAANCDALNAADLRDEVKGIRVPTLVVTGAHDMSTPPDQGRALAAAVAGAEHVEFDCAHISNIECADGFNRTLTDFLTA; this is translated from the coding sequence ATGCCTTTCGCATCAGTCAACGGAGTGCGGCTGCATTACCGGATCGACCGCGCGACGCGCGCCGGCGCACCGTGGCTCGTGTTCTCGAATTCGCTTGGTGCGGACCTGTCGATGTGGGCGCCGCAGATCGGCCCGCTGACGGCGCACTTCAACCTGCTGCGCTACGACACGCGCGGTCACGGTCACTCCGACGCACCGGCCGGCTCGTATTCGATCGAGCAACTGACGGGCGACGTGATCGGCCTGCTCGACCACGTCGGGATCGAGCGCGCGCATTTCTGCGGAATCTCGATGGGCGGCCTCACGGGCGCGGCGCTCGCCGCGCGCCATGCGAGCCGCATCGATCGCGCGGTGCTGTCGAATACGTCCGCGAAAATCGGCTCGCCGCAAGTGTGGGGGCCGCGCGCGCAACAGGCGCGCGCCGAAGGAATGGTGGCGCTCGCCGACGCGGTGCTGCCGCGCTGGTTCACGGCCGCGTTCTTCGAGCGCGAGCCGCGCCTCATCGATGTGATTCGCGACACGTTTAATCACACGGACAAGGAAGGCTACGCGGCGAATTGCGACGCGCTGAACGCCGCCGATCTGCGCGACGAAGTGAAGGGCATTCGCGTGCCGACGCTCGTCGTGACGGGCGCGCACGACATGTCGACGCCGCCCGACCAGGGCCGCGCGCTCGCCGCCGCGGTCGCGGGGGCGGAGCACGTCGAATTCGACTGCGCGCACATCTCGAACATCGAATGCGCGGACGGCTTCAATCGCACGCTGACCGATTTCCTGACGGCGTGA
- the pcaC gene encoding 4-carboxymuconolactone decarboxylase: MNDDQRYEAGMKVRRAVLGDAHVERSLANRTELTEEFQNLITRYAWGEIWTREGLPRHTRSLLTIAMMVALNRGEELALHLRAAKNNGVTRDEIKEVLLQTAIYCGVPAANSAFHLAQRIFSEDDAA; the protein is encoded by the coding sequence ATGAATGACGACCAACGTTACGAAGCGGGCATGAAGGTGCGCCGCGCGGTGCTCGGCGATGCGCACGTCGAGCGCTCGCTCGCGAATCGCACCGAGCTGACCGAAGAGTTCCAGAACCTGATCACGCGCTATGCATGGGGCGAGATCTGGACGCGCGAAGGCCTGCCGCGCCACACGCGCAGCCTGCTGACGATTGCGATGATGGTTGCGCTCAATCGCGGCGAAGAGCTCGCGCTGCATCTGCGCGCAGCGAAGAACAACGGCGTGACGCGCGACGAGATCAAGGAAGTGTTGCTGCAGACCGCCATCTACTGCGGCGTGCCTGCAGCGAATTCGGCATTTCACCTCGCGCAGCGCATCTTCAGCGAAGACGACGCGGCCTGA
- a CDS encoding MFS transporter, producing MTHLARQLDVQQFIDERRFSPYQWLILILCFLIVAADGFDTAAIGFVAPALGQEWHVAKAALGPVMSAALVGLALGALTAGPLADRIGRKRVLVGSVVLFGLFSIGCAFTQSVTELAVLRLLTGLGLGAAMPNATTLMAEYAPHAKRSFLVNTMFCGFTLGSSAGGLVAAALIPDHGWRSVFVVGGVAPLLLGALLIALPESIRFMVLRGAPHERIAAVLRRIAPGTTFDGVRFVLPDERGEQRRSGAAVVLSPRYRAGTAMLWLTYFMGLLVYYLLTSWLPTLIRDTGFTVRDAALVTALFPLGGGIGAIATGWLMDRFEPHRVIAFTYALTALFVWMIGLQAGHLALLATVVFVAGVCMNGAQSSLPALAAAFYPTSGRATGVAWMLGVGRFGGILGAFSGGLLLQAQLGFGTIFSMLAVPALIAAGALMVKRAAALRDVEPDAPARSA from the coding sequence ATGACCCACCTCGCGCGCCAGCTCGATGTGCAGCAGTTCATCGACGAACGGCGCTTTTCGCCCTATCAGTGGCTGATTCTGATCCTGTGCTTTTTGATCGTCGCGGCGGACGGCTTCGACACCGCCGCGATCGGCTTCGTCGCGCCCGCCCTCGGCCAGGAATGGCACGTGGCGAAGGCCGCGCTCGGCCCGGTGATGAGCGCGGCGCTCGTCGGCCTCGCGCTCGGCGCGCTCACGGCGGGGCCGCTCGCCGACCGGATCGGCCGCAAGCGCGTGCTGGTCGGCTCGGTCGTGCTGTTCGGACTCTTCAGCATCGGCTGCGCATTCACGCAATCGGTGACGGAGCTTGCGGTGCTGCGGCTGTTGACGGGGCTCGGACTCGGCGCCGCGATGCCGAACGCGACGACGCTGATGGCCGAGTACGCGCCGCACGCGAAACGCTCGTTCCTCGTCAACACGATGTTCTGCGGCTTCACGCTCGGCTCGTCGGCGGGCGGCCTCGTCGCCGCCGCGCTGATTCCGGATCACGGCTGGCGCAGCGTGTTCGTCGTCGGCGGCGTTGCGCCGCTCCTGCTCGGCGCGCTGCTGATCGCGCTGCCGGAGTCGATCCGCTTCATGGTGTTGCGCGGCGCGCCGCACGAGCGGATCGCCGCGGTGCTGCGCAGGATCGCGCCCGGCACGACGTTCGACGGCGTGCGCTTCGTGCTGCCCGACGAACGCGGCGAGCAGCGGCGTTCGGGGGCGGCCGTCGTGTTGTCGCCGCGCTATCGCGCGGGCACCGCGATGCTGTGGCTCACTTACTTCATGGGGCTGCTCGTCTACTACCTGTTGACGAGCTGGCTGCCGACGCTGATTCGCGACACCGGCTTCACCGTGCGCGACGCGGCGCTCGTCACCGCACTGTTTCCGCTCGGCGGCGGCATCGGCGCGATTGCGACCGGCTGGCTGATGGACCGCTTCGAGCCGCATCGCGTGATCGCGTTCACGTATGCGCTGACGGCGCTGTTCGTATGGATGATCGGATTGCAGGCCGGGCATCTCGCGCTGCTGGCGACCGTCGTGTTCGTCGCGGGCGTTTGCATGAACGGCGCGCAATCGTCGCTGCCGGCGCTCGCGGCGGCGTTCTATCCGACGAGCGGACGCGCGACGGGCGTAGCGTGGATGCTAGGCGTCGGGCGCTTCGGCGGGATTCTGGGAGCGTTTTCGGGAGGCTTGCTGCTGCAGGCGCAGCTCGGATTCGGCACGATTTTTTCGATGCTCGCCGTGCCGGCGCTGATCGCGGCGGGTGCGCTGATGGTCAAGCGCGCAGCGGCGCTGCGCGACGTAGAGCCGGACGCGCCGGCGCGTTCGGCATGA
- a CDS encoding LysE family translocator — MNYLTVSALPAGMLFALVTSITPGPNNTMLLASGVNFGFRRTLPHMFGISVGVAILMLSVGFGLGEAFKRIPVLYALLETASIVYLLYLAWRIGTSGEVRAHHGKSRPMTFVEAIAFQWVNPKAWMMVLTAATTIQLSADYGRNAVWMALVFVCVGLPSISIWAAFGQGLRGFLSNPRWLRAFNITMAALLVLSLYPMLAKVAGH; from the coding sequence ATGAACTACCTCACCGTCAGTGCGCTGCCCGCCGGCATGCTGTTCGCGCTCGTCACCTCGATCACCCCCGGCCCGAACAACACGATGCTGCTCGCGTCCGGCGTCAACTTCGGCTTTCGCCGCACGCTGCCGCACATGTTCGGCATCAGCGTGGGCGTCGCGATTCTGATGCTGTCGGTCGGCTTCGGCCTCGGCGAAGCGTTCAAGCGAATCCCCGTGCTCTATGCGCTCCTCGAAACCGCCAGCATCGTCTACCTGCTGTATCTCGCATGGCGCATCGGCACGTCAGGCGAAGTGCGCGCTCACCACGGCAAGTCGCGCCCGATGACGTTCGTCGAGGCGATCGCGTTCCAATGGGTCAATCCGAAAGCATGGATGATGGTGCTGACCGCCGCGACGACGATCCAGCTCTCCGCGGACTACGGCCGCAACGCCGTCTGGATGGCGCTCGTGTTCGTCTGCGTCGGCCTGCCGAGCATCAGCATCTGGGCCGCGTTCGGTCAGGGGCTGCGCGGCTTCCTGTCGAATCCGCGCTGGCTGCGCGCGTTCAACATCACGATGGCCGCGCTGCTCGTTCTGTCGCTTTATCCGATGCTCGCCAAGGTGGCCGGCCACTGA
- the merB gene encoding organomercurial lyase, which yields MSAAGACTRGAHSMRFFFPMLIGQTAHVVSRCAATGEPVTLTVAAKQGGLLNVEPAGAAVSLVSPCGSGPIRAAFCCQVHFFASAEIGRAWASTQPGVDIVDARMAFNVGYACAQHLLQAVRGRQPGGGCHEAFERS from the coding sequence ATGTCGGCGGCCGGCGCCTGTACACGTGGTGCGCATTCGATGCGTTTTTTTTTCCCGATGTTGATCGGCCAAACGGCGCACGTCGTCTCGCGCTGTGCCGCAACCGGCGAGCCCGTCACACTGACCGTCGCCGCGAAGCAGGGTGGCTTGCTAAATGTCGAGCCGGCCGGCGCGGCCGTGTCGCTCGTGTCGCCGTGCGGCAGCGGCCCAATCCGAGCGGCGTTCTGCTGCCAGGTGCATTTCTTCGCCTCCGCCGAGATCGGACGAGCGTGGGCATCAACGCAACCGGGCGTCGACATCGTCGATGCTCGCATGGCATTCAACGTGGGATACGCGTGCGCGCAACACTTGCTGCAAGCCGTGCGAGGGCGGCAGCCCGGCGGCGGATGCCATGAGGCGTTCGAACGATCGTGA
- the merR gene encoding Hg(II)-responsive transcriptional regulator has product MGTETGNLTIGAFAAAADVSVETIRFYQRKGLLNEPDKPYGRIRRYGAADVARVRFVKSAQRLGFSLDEVAELLKLDDGPYCAEASRLAERKLDDIRAKIADLARMEAVLAQLVGACHVNEGNVSCPLIASLQGAM; this is encoded by the coding sequence ATGGGGACTGAAACGGGGAATCTGACGATCGGCGCTTTCGCCGCGGCGGCGGATGTCAGCGTCGAAACGATCCGGTTCTACCAGCGCAAAGGGCTGCTGAATGAACCCGACAAGCCATACGGCCGCATTCGCCGCTATGGCGCGGCCGACGTCGCGCGGGTTCGGTTCGTGAAGTCGGCCCAGCGGCTCGGGTTCAGCCTGGACGAGGTGGCCGAACTGCTGAAGCTCGACGACGGCCCGTATTGCGCGGAAGCGAGCCGCCTGGCCGAGCGCAAGCTCGACGACATCCGGGCGAAAATCGCGGATCTCGCACGCATGGAGGCGGTCCTGGCGCAATTGGTGGGGGCCTGCCATGTGAACGAGGGCAACGTGTCGTGCCCGCTGATCGCGTCGTTGCAAGGGGCAATGTGA
- a CDS encoding secondary thiamine-phosphate synthase enzyme YjbQ has protein sequence MQQSIQHIAVEARGRGLVEFTPQARAFVDQQSIRTGLLTVFCRHTSASLLIQENADPSVQRDLERYFAELAPEDDSRYEHATEGPDDMPAHLRAALTQVQLSIPVEHGRMVLGTWQGIYLFEHRRDIVLHLIGE, from the coding sequence ATGCAACAGTCGATTCAACACATCGCCGTCGAGGCGCGCGGGCGCGGCCTCGTCGAGTTCACGCCGCAGGCGCGCGCGTTCGTCGATCAGCAGTCGATCCGCACCGGCCTGCTCACCGTGTTCTGCCGGCACACGTCCGCTTCGCTGCTGATCCAGGAGAATGCGGACCCGTCGGTGCAGCGCGACCTGGAACGCTACTTCGCCGAACTCGCCCCCGAGGACGATTCGCGCTACGAACACGCAACCGAAGGCCCGGACGACATGCCCGCGCATCTACGCGCGGCGCTGACTCAGGTGCAGCTGTCGATTCCCGTCGAGCACGGGCGCATGGTGCTCGGCACGTGGCAAGGCATCTATCTGTTCGAGCATCGCCGCGACATCGTGCTGCATCTGATCGGCGAATGA
- a CDS encoding thioredoxin family protein — MNPPQAYTADAPTRPEVDSLAGATVIEFGANWCGICTGAQPAIRDAFLPHPDVRHLKIEDGPGRPLGRSFGIKLWPTLVFLRDGVEVARVVRPVSAEQIESHGFAALE, encoded by the coding sequence ATGAACCCTCCACAAGCCTATACCGCCGACGCGCCCACACGCCCGGAAGTCGACTCGCTCGCCGGAGCCACCGTCATCGAGTTCGGTGCGAACTGGTGCGGCATCTGCACGGGCGCACAGCCCGCGATTCGCGATGCGTTCTTGCCGCACCCCGATGTCCGCCACCTGAAAATCGAAGACGGCCCCGGCCGCCCGCTCGGCCGCTCGTTCGGCATCAAGCTCTGGCCGACGCTGGTGTTCCTGCGCGATGGCGTGGAGGTCGCGCGCGTCGTTCGCCCGGTCAGCGCCGAGCAAATCGAATCCCACGGCTTCGCCGCGCTGGAATGA
- a CDS encoding DUF2244 domain-containing protein produces MTTRSSAWRHPRGDASARRDRSDRGPAPCSDAFAHPRRTPLEAERRHVWMLRRNCALSPRQSLLSIGLLAALTLAVATPFAISGAWAVFACAIAEIVVIGGCFLLYARHAVDYDCIALTEHRLEVIQRCGAELRRYESNPLWATVELDNERDPRIRIRYRGEAASVGQHVTLAQRRCVVREVNLALAEMKRRMPRVDAARPERPPRDPA; encoded by the coding sequence ATGACCACCCGCTCATCGGCGTGGCGGCATCCGCGCGGCGATGCGAGCGCGCGGCGCGATCGGTCCGATCGCGGCCCTGCTCCGTGCTCCGACGCATTCGCGCATCCGCGACGCACGCCGCTCGAAGCCGAGCGCCGCCACGTCTGGATGCTGCGGCGCAACTGCGCGCTATCGCCGCGCCAGTCCTTGCTGTCGATCGGGCTCCTGGCCGCGCTCACGCTGGCGGTCGCGACGCCGTTCGCGATCTCCGGCGCATGGGCGGTGTTCGCGTGCGCGATCGCCGAGATCGTCGTGATCGGCGGCTGCTTCCTGCTGTATGCGCGCCATGCGGTCGATTACGATTGCATCGCGCTGACCGAGCACCGTCTCGAAGTGATTCAACGCTGCGGCGCCGAACTTCGACGTTACGAATCGAATCCGCTGTGGGCGACCGTGGAGCTCGACAACGAACGCGATCCCCGGATACGGATTCGGTACAGAGGCGAGGCGGCCTCCGTCGGACAGCACGTCACGCTCGCGCAACGGCGGTGCGTCGTGCGGGAGGTGAATCTGGCGCTTGCAGAGATGAAGCGGCGCATGCCGCGTGTCGACGCCGCGCGCCCTGAACGGCCGCCGCGCGATCCGGCTTGA